One stretch of Leptospirillum ferriphilum DNA includes these proteins:
- a CDS encoding nucleotidyltransferase family protein — MEAIVLVGGLGTRLREVIPNLPKPMAPVNGRPFLEYLLEFWIRQGIDHVVMATGYKHEVIQNHFGKCYGSLSIDYSIEETLLGTGGAIFKSMEMLRENNPFFVLNGDTYFPIDTAKFMKFHQMRKSDMTLVLRTMPEAKRYGSVSIAEDGKILEFRPPGHGIPPFMINAGTYLCNKDFLEEVQQNRNRPNPVSLESDLFPSWISNKKSFYGWPTSGDFIDIGIPEDYRKCQDMFRTIKDINSIRETR; from the coding sequence ATGGAAGCGATTGTTCTTGTCGGCGGACTGGGAACCCGGCTTAGAGAGGTCATCCCCAATCTTCCAAAACCGATGGCCCCGGTCAACGGACGCCCGTTTCTGGAATACCTCCTGGAATTCTGGATCAGGCAGGGAATTGATCATGTTGTAATGGCAACCGGATACAAGCATGAGGTTATCCAAAACCACTTTGGAAAGTGTTACGGCTCCCTTTCCATAGATTACTCGATCGAAGAAACTCTTCTCGGAACGGGAGGAGCCATTTTTAAGTCTATGGAAATGCTCCGGGAGAATAACCCCTTCTTCGTCTTGAACGGCGACACTTATTTTCCAATTGATACTGCAAAGTTTATGAAGTTTCATCAGATGCGAAAGTCCGATATGACACTGGTCCTGAGAACAATGCCGGAAGCAAAACGTTATGGCTCCGTCTCCATAGCTGAGGATGGAAAAATCCTGGAATTCCGCCCACCCGGACATGGGATCCCTCCATTTATGATCAATGCCGGAACATATCTCTGCAACAAAGATTTTTTGGAAGAAGTTCAACAAAACAGAAATAGGCCCAACCCAGTCTCTCTGGAATCCGACCTTTTTCCGTCATGGATATCAAACAAGAAGAGCTTTTACGGATGGCCGACTTCTGGGGATTTTATTGACATCGGAATCCCCGAGGATTACCGGAAGTGTCAGGACATGTTTCGAACAATCAAGGACATCAATTCAATCAGGGAGACTCGATGA
- a CDS encoding IS3 family transposase (programmed frameshift), with protein MMGMTRTHFSSDLKAKVAIAAIKGELTINEISSQFGVHANQVIRWKKQALNEMSDVFTDKRSRRAKGEEALKEELYRQIGQLKVELDWLKKKLAGAANKMRTLIDPAHPGISLSRQCELLGLGRSSYYYQPCPVDQKTLDLMRLIDEQYTQTPFYGVLRMVAWLGREGFQVNPKRVRRLMRLMGLEAIYPKPRLSDPDPEHVLYPYLLRDLIVDRPDQVWCSDITYIRLRQGFVYLVAVMDWYSRYVLSWSLSSSLEEEFCLDALDRALTISSGIPEIVNTDQGSQFTGKVWIGMVLGQGSKVSMDGRGRALDNVFRERLWRSLKYENIYLNEYESVQEVRAGIKQYLTFYNTKRPHQALSYCKISFLGTT; from the exons ATGATGGGAATGACCCGCACACATTTCAGTTCAGACTTGAAAGCCAAGGTGGCCATTGCCGCGATCAAAGGGGAGCTAACAATCAACGAGATCTCCTCCCAGTTTGGCGTTCATGCCAATCAGGTCATCCGATGGAAGAAACAGGCGCTGAACGAGATGTCCGACGTGTTCACGGACAAGAGATCGCGTCGGGCCAAAGGGGAAGAGGCCCTGAAAGAAGAACTCTACCGACAGATCGGGCAGTTGAAGGTCGAACTGGATTGGCTCAAAAAAAAACTGGCT GGGGCCGCTAACAAGATGAGAACGCTCATCGACCCTGCCCACCCGGGAATCAGTCTGAGCCGCCAGTGTGAGCTTCTGGGGCTCGGAAGATCGAGCTATTACTACCAACCCTGTCCTGTCGATCAGAAAACGCTGGATCTGATGCGCCTGATCGATGAACAATATACGCAGACCCCGTTCTACGGAGTTCTCCGAATGGTCGCATGGTTGGGACGCGAAGGATTCCAGGTCAATCCGAAACGAGTTCGACGACTCATGCGTCTGATGGGACTGGAAGCCATTTACCCGAAGCCCCGCCTGTCAGACCCCGACCCGGAGCATGTTCTCTATCCCTACTTGTTGCGGGACTTGATCGTTGATCGTCCCGACCAGGTCTGGTGCTCGGACATCACGTATATTCGCCTCCGGCAGGGTTTTGTCTATCTTGTGGCTGTCATGGACTGGTATAGCCGGTATGTCTTGTCTTGGTCCCTGTCTTCCTCCTTGGAAGAGGAGTTTTGCCTGGATGCTCTGGATCGAGCACTCACGATCTCATCTGGCATTCCAGAGATCGTCAATACCGATCAGGGCTCCCAGTTCACAGGAAAAGTCTGGATCGGCATGGTCCTGGGGCAAGGGAGCAAAGTCAGCATGGATGGGCGAGGCAGGGCACTGGACAACGTGTTCAGAGAACGGCTCTGGCGTTCTCTGAAATACGAAAACATCTATCTGAACGAGTACGAGAGTGTTCAGGAAGTTCGGGCAGGAATCAAACAATACCTGACCTTCTATAATACGAAAAGACCTCATCAGGCTTTGAGTTACTGCAAAATTTCCTTTTTGGGAACCACCTGA
- a CDS encoding alpha-ketoacid dehydrogenase subunit beta: MPWDEALVDQVAKKQKVEDQNGRIMTYIEALREALVLAMERDPKVFLLGQGVDDPGGMFGVTKDLHVKFGRERVFDTPLSEEAMTGVCVGSAMQGMRPVYFHNRPDFILLTFNQLVNHATKIHFMDNGQTKVPMVIWAAIGRGWGSGAQHSQAIQGLLLSVPGLRIVMPSTPADAKGLMLSSIEDNNPVLIFEHRWLMKRKGAVPEGYYTIPFGKGVYRRTGTDLTIVGTSHAIDLAMEASDSLRGEGITADVIDLRTLKPLDDGVILESLQKTGKLLVVDTGWSMGGACAEIMAVALEKGFSSLKAAPVRIGLPDVPTPAGYTLEQFYYPTASRMAETIRKLANCRS; the protein is encoded by the coding sequence ATGCCGTGGGATGAAGCGCTTGTCGATCAGGTAGCCAAGAAACAAAAAGTGGAAGACCAGAATGGTCGCATCATGACCTATATCGAAGCCCTCCGGGAGGCTCTTGTTCTGGCCATGGAAAGGGACCCGAAGGTTTTCCTGCTCGGTCAGGGGGTCGATGACCCCGGTGGGATGTTCGGTGTCACCAAGGACCTTCATGTCAAGTTTGGGAGAGAAAGAGTTTTCGACACCCCCTTGTCCGAAGAAGCGATGACAGGAGTGTGTGTCGGTTCCGCCATGCAGGGCATGAGACCCGTTTATTTTCACAACAGACCGGACTTCATCCTGTTGACGTTCAATCAGCTGGTCAACCATGCCACCAAGATCCATTTTATGGACAATGGGCAAACAAAAGTGCCGATGGTCATCTGGGCGGCCATCGGACGCGGCTGGGGGTCCGGAGCCCAGCACTCCCAGGCCATCCAGGGTCTTCTTTTGAGCGTTCCGGGTCTCAGGATCGTGATGCCGTCAACTCCTGCTGACGCCAAGGGACTGATGCTTTCTTCGATTGAAGACAACAATCCCGTCCTGATCTTTGAGCATCGATGGCTCATGAAACGAAAGGGTGCTGTTCCGGAGGGGTACTACACTATCCCCTTCGGAAAAGGAGTCTATCGCAGGACCGGGACCGATCTGACAATCGTGGGAACCTCTCACGCCATCGACCTGGCAATGGAAGCCTCCGATTCCCTCCGGGGTGAAGGTATTACAGCCGATGTCATTGATCTTCGCACGCTCAAGCCGCTGGACGATGGGGTCATCCTGGAATCTCTTCAAAAAACCGGCAAACTGCTTGTCGTCGATACAGGATGGTCCATGGGAGGAGCGTGCGCGGAAATTATGGCGGTCGCCTTGGAAAAGGGCTTTTCCTCTCTGAAGGCTGCTCCTGTCCGGATAGGACTTCCGGATGTGCCGACACCTGCCGGATATACTCTCGAACAGTTTTACTATCCGACAGCGTCCCGTATGGCGGAAACAATTCGGAAACTGGCAAACTGCCGATCCTGA
- a CDS encoding DegT/DnrJ/EryC1/StrS family aminotransferase, which produces MYYELARSSWGPEEIEAIEEIVKKGFFTMGENVRKFEEAFAQKFGSRYAVMLNSGSSANLIGVAALFFRKNNPLQRGDEVIVPAISWATTYHPLQQYGLKLKFVDVELESLNMDVSQLEKALTPKTRMVVAVNILGNPCALDTLRDFCNRHGLILFEDNCESMGATLNNKQCGTFGDIGTFSFFFSHHISTMEGGIALTNDLETFHLMRSLRAHGWTRDIPADSPIFDKKDQDFFEAYRFILPGYNVRPLELSGAIGLRQLEKLDAMVETRRKNASLFQKLFQGDDRFILQRENGRSSWFAFTVILNPSKGLDRKKIMRALKDADIGYRIITGGNFLRHDAIKYYDYDIVGQIKNADIAHDWGFFVGNHPVDLSEQIQTFHTVLTRAAGGH; this is translated from the coding sequence ATGTACTACGAACTGGCAAGAAGCTCCTGGGGACCGGAAGAAATCGAGGCCATTGAAGAAATCGTAAAAAAGGGTTTCTTCACCATGGGCGAAAACGTCCGCAAGTTCGAGGAGGCGTTTGCCCAGAAATTCGGCTCCCGTTATGCGGTTATGCTGAATTCCGGGTCGAGCGCAAATCTGATCGGCGTCGCCGCCCTGTTTTTCCGAAAAAACAATCCGCTGCAGCGTGGAGATGAAGTCATTGTGCCGGCCATTTCGTGGGCCACGACCTATCATCCGCTCCAGCAATACGGACTTAAGCTAAAGTTCGTGGACGTCGAGCTTGAATCCCTGAATATGGACGTCTCCCAGCTGGAAAAGGCCCTGACCCCCAAGACGCGCATGGTGGTGGCGGTCAACATTCTGGGGAATCCCTGCGCCCTGGACACTCTTCGCGACTTCTGCAACCGGCATGGACTGATTCTCTTCGAAGACAATTGCGAATCCATGGGAGCGACCCTGAATAACAAACAATGCGGAACCTTTGGCGATATTGGAACATTCAGCTTTTTCTTTTCCCACCACATCTCGACCATGGAAGGCGGAATCGCACTTACAAACGATCTGGAAACCTTTCACCTGATGCGCTCTCTTCGGGCCCACGGATGGACGCGCGACATTCCTGCCGACTCTCCGATTTTTGATAAGAAAGACCAGGATTTTTTTGAGGCCTACCGCTTCATCCTTCCCGGATACAATGTTCGCCCGCTGGAGCTCTCGGGCGCGATCGGCCTCAGGCAACTCGAGAAACTCGACGCAATGGTCGAGACGCGACGCAAGAACGCCTCGCTGTTCCAGAAGCTATTCCAGGGTGACGACCGTTTCATCTTGCAAAGGGAAAACGGTCGCAGTTCCTGGTTCGCTTTCACGGTCATCCTGAACCCCTCCAAAGGGTTGGACCGGAAAAAAATCATGCGTGCCCTGAAAGATGCGGATATCGGTTACCGGATCATCACCGGAGGGAATTTTCTTCGGCATGATGCGATCAAATACTATGACTACGACATCGTCGGTCAAATCAAGAACGCGGATATCGCCCATGATTGGGGCTTCTTTGTCGGCAACCATCCGGTCGATCTTTCCGAACAGATACAGACCTTCCATACTGTCTTGACTCGGGCTGCCGGAGGTCACTGA
- a CDS encoding NAD-dependent epimerase/dehydratase family protein has translation MKEKILVTGGAGYLGSNLVPELLNNGYEVTVIDNFMYKQNSLAHVCAHPDFRVVKGDVRIPATMQPLLKEADIIIPLAALVGAPLCSRDPVGATTTNRDAIFWMLDNLSKDQKVLMPTTNSAYGSGDENNFCTEDSPLNPISHYAVEKVEVEKRLMEHPAAISFRLATVFGMAPRMRIDLLVNDFTYRAVYDRFVVLFESHFKRNYIHNRDVTRAFLHGLKNFSTMKGQIFNVGLSDANVSKKELCQVIQKHVPAFTFLEAPVGKDPDQRNYIVSNAKIEKTGYKPIYSLDAGIKELVKGFTMISNTKYGNV, from the coding sequence ATGAAAGAAAAGATTCTTGTGACAGGGGGTGCCGGATATCTGGGATCGAACCTCGTTCCTGAGTTGCTGAACAATGGATACGAGGTGACCGTCATCGACAATTTCATGTATAAACAAAATAGCCTGGCCCATGTCTGTGCCCATCCGGACTTTCGGGTTGTCAAAGGCGATGTGCGTATACCTGCCACCATGCAACCATTGCTGAAAGAGGCCGATATTATTATTCCTCTGGCCGCTCTCGTTGGAGCCCCCTTATGTTCCCGCGACCCTGTCGGAGCTACAACCACAAACCGGGATGCGATTTTCTGGATGCTGGACAATCTGTCCAAAGACCAGAAGGTCTTGATGCCGACCACGAACAGTGCTTATGGCTCAGGCGATGAAAACAACTTTTGTACGGAAGACTCTCCCCTGAATCCGATTTCGCACTATGCCGTGGAAAAGGTGGAAGTCGAAAAACGTCTGATGGAACATCCTGCTGCGATCAGCTTTCGGCTGGCGACCGTGTTCGGTATGGCGCCCAGGATGCGCATCGATCTTTTGGTGAACGACTTTACCTATCGCGCTGTTTATGACCGATTTGTCGTTCTCTTTGAAAGTCACTTCAAGCGCAACTACATTCATAACAGGGATGTGACCAGAGCTTTCCTGCATGGCCTGAAAAACTTCTCTACGATGAAAGGCCAGATCTTTAACGTGGGTCTGTCAGACGCCAATGTTTCAAAGAAAGAGTTGTGTCAGGTCATTCAGAAACACGTGCCAGCTTTTACTTTCCTTGAGGCTCCTGTCGGGAAAGATCCCGATCAACGGAATTACATTGTTTCCAATGCCAAGATTGAGAAAACCGGTTACAAGCCGATTTATTCCCTGGATGCGGGCATTAAAGAGTTGGTGAAGGGATTTACGATGATTTCCAATACGAAGTATGGGAATGTTTAG
- a CDS encoding GDP-L-fucose synthase family protein has product MRLTKNSRILVLGASGMIGSACVRWLKLHGYDKIESPSRSELDLFSMENVRHYFHSHSPEFIILAAGRVGGIIENSTRGFDLLRDNLIIQQNVILSAIQSGVEKCVYFGSSCMYPRQAEQPMKEDFLLTGKPEETSLPYAISKLSGVHMCLSYNKQFGKSLFLPVIPNSTYGPQDDFDPKTAHVLSSLLFRFHHARKTNASEVTLWGSGNPRREFIFSEDVASAVFYLLENAPATDMPLNIGSGKDYSIRELAEAIKDITGFRGSIKWDTSKPDGAPRKLLDSSRINALGWKPVTSLKNGIQKTYDWFLENELPIQKGSSS; this is encoded by the coding sequence ATGAGGCTGACAAAAAACAGCCGCATCCTGGTTCTCGGAGCATCCGGAATGATTGGTTCCGCGTGTGTTCGATGGCTGAAACTTCATGGATACGACAAGATTGAATCCCCTTCACGAAGCGAACTTGACCTGTTTTCGATGGAGAATGTCCGTCATTATTTTCACTCCCACTCTCCGGAGTTCATCATCCTCGCGGCCGGAAGGGTCGGAGGGATTATCGAAAACTCCACTCGCGGATTCGATCTCTTGCGGGACAATCTGATCATCCAGCAAAATGTCATCCTTTCCGCGATTCAGTCGGGCGTGGAGAAATGTGTTTATTTCGGCTCATCCTGCATGTATCCACGCCAGGCGGAACAGCCGATGAAAGAAGATTTCCTTTTGACCGGAAAACCGGAAGAGACCAGTCTTCCCTACGCAATTTCAAAGCTCTCCGGTGTGCACATGTGCCTGTCCTACAACAAACAGTTCGGAAAGTCTCTTTTCCTCCCTGTCATCCCGAACAGCACCTATGGCCCTCAGGACGACTTTGATCCCAAAACTGCCCACGTCCTCTCTTCTCTCCTTTTTCGATTCCATCATGCACGCAAGACAAACGCTTCGGAAGTAACCCTTTGGGGATCGGGGAATCCCCGGAGAGAATTCATTTTTTCCGAGGATGTTGCATCGGCAGTCTTCTATCTGCTTGAAAATGCTCCGGCAACGGATATGCCTTTGAACATCGGATCCGGTAAAGACTACTCCATCCGGGAACTGGCGGAAGCGATAAAGGATATTACGGGTTTTCGGGGATCTATCAAGTGGGACACATCGAAACCTGACGGGGCGCCCAGAAAACTCCTTGACAGCTCCCGGATCAATGCTCTCGGATGGAAACCTGTCACTTCGCTCAAAAACGGGATTCAAAAGACATATGACTGGTTTCTCGAAAATGAGCTTCCGATACAGAAAGGATCAAGTTCATGA
- a CDS encoding thiamine pyrophosphate-dependent dehydrogenase E1 component subunit alpha — translation MIKFAYQGSGWKNWQDKIGQYDSQFLVGLYENMLRIRRIEEGIESRYHEDQMKTPIHLVIGMEASSVGSCAALDKRDLLFCGHRTHGQYLAKGGDLRKMMAEFFCRSTGSAGSRGGSMHLLDKSVGMEGSSAIVGGAVPIAVGAALAIQMKKEKRVVALFFGDAATEEGVVWESLNFAALKKLPILFICENNFYSVCSPLEFRQPPGVEIHKKAAAFGVPSQCVDGTNVLDVFEAVRIAKDRAMTGQGPSFIETRSYRWRGHGGAGDDSHTGYRDPEEVKAWQKYCPIDTFSKELKSRGILTESTVQQIEERIKVEFDEAFLYGQNSPDPVENDLYRHVYSD, via the coding sequence ATGATCAAATTTGCCTACCAGGGGTCAGGCTGGAAAAACTGGCAAGACAAGATCGGACAATATGACAGCCAGTTTCTTGTAGGATTGTATGAAAACATGCTTCGAATCCGGCGCATTGAAGAGGGGATTGAATCCCGTTATCACGAAGACCAGATGAAAACCCCGATCCATCTTGTGATCGGCATGGAAGCCTCCTCTGTCGGCAGCTGCGCCGCATTGGACAAAAGAGACCTCCTTTTTTGCGGTCACAGGACACACGGACAATACCTTGCAAAAGGGGGGGATCTGAGGAAAATGATGGCGGAATTCTTTTGTCGCTCCACCGGAAGCGCCGGATCTCGTGGTGGTTCGATGCATCTCCTGGACAAATCCGTCGGAATGGAAGGTTCCTCTGCCATTGTCGGTGGAGCTGTTCCCATCGCCGTCGGAGCCGCTCTGGCAATCCAGATGAAAAAAGAAAAACGTGTCGTCGCCCTGTTTTTTGGAGACGCTGCCACGGAAGAAGGGGTTGTCTGGGAAAGCTTGAACTTTGCTGCGCTCAAGAAGCTTCCGATCCTTTTCATCTGTGAAAACAATTTTTACTCCGTTTGTTCTCCTCTCGAGTTTCGTCAGCCCCCTGGCGTAGAAATCCATAAAAAAGCCGCGGCTTTTGGAGTCCCAAGCCAATGCGTGGATGGAACGAATGTTCTCGATGTCTTCGAAGCCGTCCGTATTGCCAAAGATCGGGCAATGACCGGTCAAGGCCCCTCTTTCATCGAAACCCGAAGCTATCGCTGGCGGGGGCATGGAGGAGCCGGCGATGACAGTCATACCGGTTATCGGGACCCGGAGGAAGTCAAAGCCTGGCAGAAATATTGCCCGATCGACACCTTTAGTAAGGAACTTAAATCCCGGGGAATTCTGACGGAGAGCACAGTTCAGCAGATCGAAGAAAGAATTAAGGTCGAATTCGACGAAGCCTTTCTTTATGGGCAAAACAGTCCGGATCCCGTCGAAAACGACCTGTACCGTCATGTGTATAGTGATTGA